One region of Gilliamella sp. ESL0405 genomic DNA includes:
- a CDS encoding class I adenylate cyclase: protein MFHLNNAMQYYIKNIKKELKDLALLKHERARSGMSVEFQRVFSLLPALFHYHHPNLPGYINQEVPSGITYYQIPDKTAEQLEVDFNFTATEINPRSDISALYSMGSTCSIGQSITSDLDIWVCVENNLSEKRKQVLIQKCRLIEQWAQELDVKLTLFVVDVDRFINKHHECLMGENCGSAQHILLLEEFYRSANLLAGKFLLWFAVPANFTINDTKYPTYEACVQGLIDSKIIQREEWIDFGPLTGLSAEEYFGASLWQLYKSIDSPFKAVLKTLLLEAYSWIYPENRPIAFQMRECIQQSQTHKGNYLDSYLLLLERISDYLIELKDFERLELVRQCFYLKVNESLSVPTQTASWRRKVLDDLVKQWGWGKPLIAKLDAYQSWKIEQVREVHEVLLHTMMTGYRNLLNFGRRNNLDSRISPQDLAILTRKLYASFEVLPGKITALKLNISDNLQENVLTFIHVKEDRINRAGWYIFKQQPVLESIIGHQYLEYSKYLVKLVGWCYFNGLISDSTEFYYYDGDERDNGKITQLIADLKAYFPIDVPAATEEQLYGPCEIRHLAIMLNLENDPTSNLAFENEIGTNVLNYGTEELSLIGSIDLLYRNSWNEIRVLHFNGALCVLEAIKALLNRMHKDADLPDSIEIFCYSKFLSDEIKTQVKKLMDECIDLRLTTTQNNLTQVKPLRIDGQSWYLFFERLGVSFHQFENAIDFYGAVSNNKVQGRPLNMLDETNELPKEIDTVAYVGIIQFFFEDTDTGFDLYILNEHNQVEIYRNCNGTKENMVKAINDFYVLSDDRFTFTTSSSVNFNLPQFYQIIYNDDGCREILLLN, encoded by the coding sequence GTGTTTCACCTGAATAATGCTATGCAATACTATATTAAAAACATAAAAAAAGAACTTAAAGATCTTGCTTTACTGAAACACGAACGAGCACGAAGTGGTATGTCGGTGGAATTCCAACGAGTATTTTCTTTACTACCGGCTCTTTTTCATTATCATCATCCAAATTTACCCGGCTACATTAATCAAGAAGTACCGTCCGGCATTACTTACTATCAAATTCCTGATAAAACGGCTGAGCAACTTGAAGTTGATTTCAATTTTACTGCAACAGAAATAAATCCACGTTCTGACATATCGGCTTTATATTCAATGGGCAGTACTTGCTCAATAGGTCAATCAATTACATCTGATCTCGATATTTGGGTTTGTGTAGAAAATAATTTATCTGAAAAAAGAAAGCAAGTTTTAATCCAAAAATGTCGTTTGATAGAGCAATGGGCTCAAGAACTTGATGTGAAATTGACACTCTTTGTGGTTGATGTTGATCGTTTTATTAATAAGCATCATGAATGTTTAATGGGTGAAAATTGTGGATCAGCACAACATATATTACTGCTTGAAGAGTTTTACCGCTCTGCCAATTTGCTTGCGGGTAAATTTTTATTATGGTTTGCTGTTCCTGCAAATTTCACAATCAATGATACAAAATATCCAACGTATGAAGCCTGCGTGCAAGGCTTAATTGATTCTAAAATTATTCAACGTGAAGAGTGGATTGATTTTGGACCATTAACCGGATTATCAGCCGAAGAGTATTTTGGTGCTAGCTTATGGCAACTTTATAAAAGTATTGATTCGCCGTTCAAAGCGGTGTTGAAAACGTTATTACTTGAAGCCTATTCTTGGATTTATCCCGAAAATAGACCTATAGCCTTTCAAATGCGAGAGTGTATACAACAGTCTCAAACCCATAAAGGGAATTACTTAGATTCTTACTTATTGCTGTTAGAAAGGATCTCTGATTATTTGATTGAACTGAAAGATTTCGAACGATTGGAACTAGTAAGACAGTGCTTTTATTTAAAAGTGAATGAAAGTTTATCCGTTCCAACGCAAACGGCATCTTGGCGGCGAAAAGTGCTCGATGATTTAGTCAAACAATGGGGCTGGGGAAAACCGCTTATTGCTAAATTAGATGCTTATCAATCGTGGAAAATCGAGCAAGTGCGTGAAGTCCATGAAGTGCTTTTACACACAATGATGACAGGGTATCGTAACTTACTCAATTTTGGTCGTCGAAATAATTTAGATTCACGCATAAGCCCGCAAGATTTGGCCATACTTACTCGCAAACTGTATGCATCATTTGAGGTATTGCCGGGTAAAATTACAGCGTTAAAACTCAATATTTCTGATAATTTGCAAGAAAATGTTTTAACCTTTATTCATGTTAAAGAAGATAGAATAAATCGAGCGGGTTGGTATATTTTTAAGCAACAGCCTGTTTTAGAATCGATTATTGGGCATCAATATTTAGAGTATAGCAAGTATTTAGTTAAGCTTGTCGGCTGGTGCTATTTCAATGGTTTAATCTCTGACTCGACTGAGTTTTATTATTACGACGGTGATGAGCGAGATAATGGAAAAATTACCCAATTAATTGCAGATCTAAAAGCTTATTTTCCAATTGATGTGCCGGCAGCAACCGAAGAGCAGCTTTACGGGCCTTGTGAAATCCGCCATTTAGCCATTATGTTAAATCTTGAAAATGATCCAACTTCAAATCTTGCATTTGAAAATGAGATCGGCACAAATGTGTTAAATTATGGCACTGAAGAATTAAGTTTGATTGGTTCGATTGATTTACTATATCGAAATTCATGGAATGAAATACGGGTATTACATTTTAATGGTGCATTGTGTGTACTTGAAGCAATTAAAGCGCTACTTAATCGCATGCATAAAGATGCTGATTTACCTGATTCAATCGAAATCTTTTGTTATAGCAAATTTTTAAGTGATGAAATTAAAACGCAGGTAAAAAAATTAATGGATGAGTGTATTGATTTGCGTTTGACAACAACTCAAAATAACCTAACGCAAGTTAAACCGCTTAGAATCGATGGTCAATCTTGGTATCTATTTTTTGAACGGCTTGGGGTTTCGTTTCATCAATTTGAAAACGCTATTGATTTTTATGGTGCAGTATCCAATAATAAAGTTCAGGGACGACCTCTAAATATGCTCGATGAAACTAATGAATTGCCAAAAGAGATAGATACTGTCGCATATGTAGGGATTATTCAGTTCTTTTTTGAAGATACTGATACAGGATTTGACCTTTATATTCTCAATGAACATAATCAAGTTGAAATATATCGTAATTGTAATGGTACCAAAGAAAACATGGTAAAAGCGATTAATGATTTTTACGTTTTATCTGATGATCGTTTTACTTTTACCACTAGCAGTTCGGTAAATTTCAATTTACCTCAATTTTATCAGATCATATATAATGATGACGGTTGTCGAGAGATCCTTTTATTAAATTAA
- a CDS encoding CoA pyrophosphatase, protein MISIEKIAHILKNTNFQKEINHKAAILIPIVEIDDQLQLLFQIRSKTLKWQPGDICFPGGKVEKNDLTPQDTAIRETNEELGINTNQITILGQLPKFIASLGMVIYPFVGKIDSINNLQLNTDEVEDIFTVPIQWFINNSPKQATMLVGHKPANDFPFDLLPNRSTDWQKRSEHRVYFYQFHNHVIWGLTAQIIQNFIHTINTNR, encoded by the coding sequence ATGATCTCAATCGAAAAAATAGCTCACATTTTAAAAAACACCAATTTTCAAAAAGAAATCAATCATAAAGCAGCAATATTGATTCCAATTGTTGAGATCGATGATCAATTACAATTGCTGTTTCAAATTCGATCCAAAACGCTAAAATGGCAGCCGGGCGATATCTGTTTTCCGGGTGGAAAAGTGGAAAAAAACGACTTAACACCCCAAGATACCGCAATTAGAGAAACCAATGAAGAGCTCGGTATTAATACCAATCAGATCACAATTTTAGGTCAATTACCAAAATTTATAGCCAGTTTAGGAATGGTTATCTATCCCTTTGTTGGTAAAATCGATTCTATAAATAATTTACAGCTCAATACAGATGAAGTTGAAGATATTTTCACTGTACCTATTCAATGGTTTATCAATAATTCCCCGAAACAAGCAACCATGTTAGTCGGTCATAAGCCGGCTAATGATTTTCCTTTTGATTTATTACCTAATCGATCAACTGATTGGCAAAAAAGATCTGAACATCGAGTCTATTTTTATCAATTCCATAATCACGTTATTTGGGGATTAACTGCTCAGATCATCCAAAATTTTATTCACACAATTAACACTAATCGATAA
- a CDS encoding YdgH/BhsA/McbA-like domain containing protein yields the protein MKHLNKSSIALALLLSLPVANLYAAEPLTEQQSENLIPLKEISVTGSYLQAQNAADDISRAADEEGAKYYHIKAIESASAGDSSDRAIVYADIYLQNAPIAVSKEPITHNNVVVYSRSKALYYLPFEVVKFKGNYNNTSEIMDEASKLATEKGAYAFYVDSISAADTKNRAQDVDVLLYKKDAPVRNFIVTKAIAGQDAYEISSDAFKTMQPYETITFHGVFNNTSEISAAAQKHAIANGAHFYYVKEVSANRAGTAQTVYLNLYK from the coding sequence ATGAAGCATCTTAATAAATCATCTATCGCTCTAGCCTTATTATTATCTTTACCTGTTGCAAATCTTTATGCCGCAGAGCCTTTAACTGAGCAACAAAGTGAAAACTTAATTCCATTAAAAGAAATTTCAGTGACAGGTTCTTATTTACAAGCACAAAACGCAGCTGATGACATTTCTAGAGCAGCTGATGAAGAAGGCGCAAAATATTATCATATCAAAGCGATCGAAAGCGCATCTGCTGGCGATTCATCTGATCGAGCCATTGTGTATGCCGACATCTATTTACAAAATGCCCCTATTGCCGTTAGTAAAGAGCCAATTACACATAATAATGTCGTAGTTTATTCTCGCTCTAAAGCGCTTTATTACCTTCCATTTGAAGTTGTCAAATTCAAAGGCAATTACAACAATACATCTGAAATTATGGATGAAGCAAGTAAGCTTGCAACTGAAAAAGGTGCTTATGCATTTTATGTAGATTCAATTTCAGCGGCGGATACCAAAAACCGTGCACAAGATGTTGATGTATTACTTTATAAAAAAGATGCGCCAGTAAGAAACTTCATCGTAACTAAAGCAATTGCAGGTCAAGATGCTTACGAAATTAGCAGTGATGCATTTAAAACAATGCAACCTTATGAAACCATTACTTTCCATGGTGTCTTTAATAACACCAGTGAAATAAGCGCTGCTGCTCAAAAACATGCTATTGCTAACGGTGCCCATTTCTATTATGTCAAAGAAGTTTCAGCCAACCGCGCAGGAACTGCACAAACAGTATATTTAAATTTATATAAATAA
- a CDS encoding TIGR04211 family SH3 domain-containing protein has translation MKKQNIITFVSLLTLVFSANAVDKYVSDNVDVYLRRGPSSNYAFSGSVKAGDKVVELEKSADGKYTRIQTRNGGSAWIESAKLSENPSYKERFPELEAQLAEYKDKVENAEKHQQDMVKSYVEKLQVSDELVETLQNKNKALEAKSKQLENQLESMLNQVDDKRRDLIVTWFTYGGLVAGGGLILGLILPHIIPRRRNKDRWMR, from the coding sequence ATGAAAAAACAGAATATTATTACTTTTGTTTCGCTTTTAACATTAGTCTTTAGTGCCAATGCTGTCGATAAATATGTATCTGACAATGTAGATGTTTATTTACGTCGAGGACCGAGCTCTAATTATGCTTTTTCTGGTTCGGTTAAAGCTGGCGATAAAGTTGTTGAATTAGAAAAAAGTGCTGACGGTAAATATACACGAATTCAGACTCGTAATGGTGGTTCTGCTTGGATCGAGTCGGCAAAATTGAGCGAAAATCCTAGTTATAAAGAGCGTTTTCCTGAATTAGAAGCCCAACTTGCTGAATATAAAGATAAAGTCGAAAATGCAGAAAAACATCAACAAGATATGGTTAAAAGCTATGTTGAAAAACTGCAAGTTTCTGATGAATTAGTTGAGACATTGCAAAATAAAAATAAAGCACTTGAAGCAAAATCAAAACAGCTTGAAAATCAACTTGAATCAATGTTAAATCAAGTTGATGACAAGCGCCGTGATCTGATTGTCACATGGTTCACTTATGGTGGGCTTGTTGCCGGTGGCGGTTTAATTTTGGGGCTTATTTTACCTCATATTATTCCTCGTCGACGCAATAAAGATCGGTGGATGCGCTAA
- a CDS encoding alpha-galactosidase, giving the protein MNYHLRNNNIDIILRTKPYAELCYFGKRLHDKSPDAIDMFIPAVPNARIDVDVPFTLSPEEGLGNFSTPGLEGHRNGQDWSPVFVTKEVKTSGNDITIISEDNIAKLRLTSRLILDDSGVLQCQNSLTNLADEPYQVSRLSVTLPIPERAQELMAFSGRWIKEFFPHRTKIEHCGYLQENRRGRTSHEYFPGMVVGAEGFKEQTGEVWGIHLGWSGNHRIQVAVKSNGKRFIQAEALYYSGEISLAKGETLSTPWLYATYSDEGLNKMSQNFHQFLRQNIIKFVQNKPRPVHLNTWEGIFFDHNPEYIMQMATKAAQMGVERFIIDDGWFGKRDDDYQALGDWYLDERKYPNGLEPVIKHVKDLGMEFGIWVEPEMINKNSDLYRAHPDWLLELQGYNQPEGRHQYLLDLQNPAVFDYLLERLTWLLSSYDIDYIKWDMNREIVQAGHEGYPAIVGQTKALYRLIDILQQKFPHVEIESCSSGGGRIDYEILKRTQRFWTSDSNDALDRQIIQRGMSYFFPPEVMGAHIGGALCHTTFRQLHMNLRGLTALFGHMGVELDPVKESDAEQQGFAHYIKLHKQLRPLLHNGNSVRLDVDDAPAMQSYGVVSQDQKQAAFIVAQLALPTYALSGNLRLTGLLPDKQYHIEVLDMPDNIDPKISGHAMKVLPKWMEQQTILSGDWLMNIGLPLPVLDPATAMLIKVTAK; this is encoded by the coding sequence ATGAACTATCATCTTAGAAATAATAATATCGATATTATCTTACGCACTAAACCTTATGCAGAACTTTGTTATTTTGGTAAACGGTTACATGACAAATCACCGGATGCGATAGATATGTTTATACCTGCGGTGCCTAATGCGCGTATTGATGTTGACGTACCTTTTACGCTTAGCCCCGAAGAAGGCTTAGGTAATTTTAGTACCCCCGGGCTTGAAGGGCATCGAAATGGCCAAGATTGGTCACCTGTTTTTGTCACCAAAGAAGTTAAAACATCCGGTAATGACATCACCATAATCAGTGAGGATAATATTGCAAAACTCCGGTTAACTAGCAGATTAATTTTGGATGATAGCGGCGTTTTGCAGTGTCAAAATAGTCTGACTAATTTAGCAGATGAACCCTATCAAGTTAGCCGTCTATCAGTAACACTACCTATTCCGGAACGAGCGCAGGAGCTAATGGCATTTAGTGGGCGGTGGATTAAAGAGTTTTTCCCACACCGAACAAAAATAGAACATTGTGGATATTTACAGGAAAACCGCCGTGGGCGCACATCGCACGAATATTTTCCGGGAATGGTTGTAGGCGCAGAAGGATTTAAAGAACAGACTGGCGAAGTTTGGGGAATTCATTTGGGTTGGAGTGGTAATCACCGAATTCAAGTCGCCGTAAAAAGTAATGGTAAACGTTTTATTCAAGCAGAAGCTCTCTACTATTCAGGTGAGATATCTTTAGCTAAAGGAGAAACACTCAGCACGCCTTGGCTATATGCGACTTATAGCGATGAAGGCTTAAATAAAATGAGCCAAAATTTTCATCAATTTTTACGCCAAAATATCATTAAATTTGTACAAAATAAACCACGTCCGGTACATCTTAATACTTGGGAAGGGATCTTTTTTGACCATAACCCGGAGTATATTATGCAAATGGCAACCAAAGCAGCTCAAATGGGCGTGGAACGCTTTATTATTGACGACGGTTGGTTTGGTAAACGAGACGATGACTATCAAGCATTAGGTGATTGGTATTTAGATGAACGAAAATACCCAAATGGTTTAGAGCCTGTAATCAAACATGTGAAAGATCTCGGTATGGAATTTGGTATCTGGGTCGAACCGGAGATGATCAATAAAAATTCTGATCTTTATCGGGCTCATCCGGATTGGTTACTCGAGTTACAAGGTTACAATCAACCAGAAGGGCGACATCAATATTTACTCGATTTACAAAATCCAGCCGTTTTTGATTACCTATTGGAAAGATTGACTTGGTTGCTCAGTAGTTATGATATTGATTACATTAAATGGGATATGAATCGTGAAATCGTTCAAGCTGGTCATGAAGGCTACCCGGCAATTGTCGGACAAACAAAAGCACTTTATCGATTGATTGATATCTTACAACAAAAATTCCCTCATGTTGAAATTGAATCGTGTTCATCAGGTGGTGGGCGTATTGATTATGAGATTTTAAAACGAACTCAACGTTTCTGGACTTCAGACTCTAACGATGCCTTAGATCGACAAATTATTCAACGTGGTATGAGTTATTTCTTCCCTCCAGAGGTAATGGGGGCGCATATTGGTGGTGCATTATGCCATACAACTTTCCGTCAATTACACATGAATTTACGGGGCTTAACAGCGTTATTCGGACATATGGGCGTTGAGCTAGACCCGGTTAAAGAGTCAGACGCTGAGCAACAAGGTTTTGCGCACTATATCAAATTACATAAACAACTTCGGCCATTACTGCATAATGGTAACAGCGTTCGTTTAGATGTGGACGATGCGCCAGCTATGCAAAGTTATGGGGTTGTCAGCCAAGACCAAAAACAAGCCGCTTTCATTGTCGCACAATTAGCACTACCAACTTATGCATTAAGTGGTAATTTACGTTTAACAGGTTTATTACCGGATAAACAATATCACATTGAAGTGTTAGATATGCCGGATAATATTGATCCAAAAATTAGTGGTCATGCAATGAAAGTATTACCAAAATGGATGGAGCAACAAACCATATTATCTGGAGATTGGTTAATGAATATCGGATTACCATTGCCAGTTCTAGATCCTGCTACGGCAATGCTGATAAAAGTAACAGCTAAATAA